In Haloplanus rubicundus, one DNA window encodes the following:
- a CDS encoding RNA-guided pseudouridylation complex pseudouridine synthase subunit Cbf5, producing the protein MTRLRPPPAERDLDALLAFGVVNLDKPPGPSAHQVAGWVRDLAGVDRAAHAGTLDPKVTGCLPTMLGDATRLAPVFLEGRKEYVAVLELHDRPPADLEATVAEFEGEIYQKPPRKSAVARRLRTRTIHDLDVLETRDRQVLLRIECASGTYIRKLCHDLGLALGTGAHMGALRRTATDPFDDRDLVTLHDLADALAFAEEGDEEPIRAVVAPAERVLEELPAVTIAPSAAEQVATGAPVYAPGVIDAEPAEQDALVAGFTPNGSAVCLGRFVGDPDADEGVVVDLERVLV; encoded by the coding sequence GTGACCCGCCTCCGCCCCCCGCCCGCGGAGCGCGACCTCGACGCCCTCCTCGCGTTCGGCGTCGTCAACCTCGACAAACCCCCCGGCCCCTCCGCCCACCAGGTCGCGGGGTGGGTGCGCGACCTCGCCGGCGTCGACCGCGCCGCCCACGCCGGCACCCTCGACCCGAAGGTGACGGGCTGTCTCCCCACGATGCTCGGCGACGCCACCCGGCTCGCCCCCGTCTTTCTGGAGGGCCGCAAGGAGTACGTCGCCGTCCTCGAACTGCACGACCGTCCGCCGGCCGACCTCGAAGCGACCGTCGCCGAGTTCGAGGGCGAAATCTACCAGAAACCGCCGCGCAAGAGCGCCGTCGCGCGCCGCCTCCGAACCCGGACGATCCACGATCTGGACGTCCTCGAAACCCGCGACCGACAGGTCCTCCTCCGGATCGAGTGTGCGAGCGGCACCTACATTCGCAAGCTCTGTCACGACCTCGGCCTCGCGCTCGGGACCGGCGCGCACATGGGCGCGCTCCGCCGCACCGCGACCGACCCCTTCGACGACCGGGACCTCGTCACCCTCCACGACCTCGCCGACGCCCTCGCCTTCGCCGAGGAGGGCGACGAGGAGCCGATCCGGGCGGTCGTCGCCCCGGCGGAGCGGGTGCTCGAAGAGCTGCCAGCGGTGACGATTGCCCCGAGCGCCGCCGAACAGGTGGCGACAGGGGCGCCGGTGTACGCGCCGGGCGTGATCGACGCGGAGCCGGCCGAACAGGACGCCCTCGTCGCCGGTTTCACCCCGAACGGGTCCGCCGTCTGTCTCGGCCGCTTCGTCGGTGACCCCGACGCCGACGAGGGCGTCGTCGTCGACCTGGAGCGGGTGCTGGTCTGA
- the cmk gene encoding (d)CMP kinase encodes MLLTVSGPAGSGKSTTAAGLAEALDLEHVSGGDIFRDLAAERGYTPVEFNELAEEDGQIDRDLDRRLYEIARDRDGVVLESRLAGWLAPDADFRLWLDAPVDVRAARIADREEKSVDRAREETLRRERSERKRYADYYDIPIDDLSIYDLVVNTARWTAPGVLAILTTAVEHYDPTADEGGYAVEGVDLGSLDIDL; translated from the coding sequence ATGTTACTCACCGTGTCCGGCCCGGCGGGCAGTGGGAAGAGCACCACCGCCGCCGGGCTCGCGGAGGCGCTCGATCTGGAGCACGTCAGCGGCGGCGATATCTTCCGTGACCTCGCCGCCGAACGGGGCTATACGCCCGTCGAGTTCAACGAACTCGCCGAGGAGGACGGACAGATCGACCGGGACCTCGACCGGCGCCTGTACGAAATCGCCCGCGACCGCGACGGCGTCGTCCTCGAATCCCGTCTCGCCGGCTGGCTCGCCCCCGACGCCGACTTCCGGCTCTGGCTCGACGCCCCCGTCGACGTGCGGGCCGCCCGCATCGCCGACCGCGAGGAGAAGTCGGTCGACCGGGCCCGCGAGGAGACCCTCCGGCGCGAACGAAGCGAGCGGAAACGCTACGCCGACTACTACGACATCCCCATCGACGACCTCTCCATCTACGATCTGGTCGTGAACACCGCACGGTGGACGGCCCCCGGCGTCCTCGCCATCCTCACGACTGCCGTCGAGCACTACGATCCGACGGCCGACGAGGGGGGCTACGCCGTCGAGGGCGTCGACCTCGGCAGTCTCGATATCGACCTGTGA
- a CDS encoding DUF106 domain-containing protein, with protein sequence MARIEQKVRDLVSEDAAMEDVVRTVLDRAEDGEVKWVDVRDDLSSGQWGRLIETGVLVDGDAGFRLADAEATRDALENGEAETTAGTTSTSTSTSSDDDEGSSWSMWDKGAAVFSLALFAGYSWAPMRNVIGNAMNVFLGPLNAQLPFYAVVMILAVVTGLYSTILQANLMDSEKMGEYQEKMQEIQEKRKEAKERGDDEALDRIQDEQMEAMGDQMGMFKEQFRPMVWIMFLTIPVFLWMYWGVGIGANATPIFDLEPLVLPFAGEKAWTDPVLGPVQVWIVWYFLCSMGFTQIIRKGLNINISPTGS encoded by the coding sequence ATGGCACGGATCGAGCAGAAGGTGCGGGACCTCGTCTCCGAAGACGCGGCGATGGAGGACGTCGTCCGGACGGTCCTCGACCGCGCGGAGGACGGCGAGGTCAAGTGGGTCGACGTCCGCGACGACCTGTCGAGCGGCCAGTGGGGCCGCCTCATCGAGACGGGCGTGTTGGTCGACGGCGACGCCGGCTTCCGGCTGGCCGACGCCGAGGCGACCCGCGACGCCCTCGAAAACGGCGAGGCAGAGACGACGGCGGGAACGACGTCCACCTCGACGTCCACGTCGAGCGACGACGACGAGGGCTCCTCGTGGTCGATGTGGGACAAGGGCGCGGCGGTGTTCAGCCTCGCGCTCTTCGCCGGCTACTCGTGGGCGCCGATGCGGAACGTCATCGGCAACGCGATGAACGTCTTTCTCGGTCCACTGAACGCGCAACTGCCCTTCTACGCCGTCGTCATGATCCTCGCGGTCGTGACGGGGCTGTACTCGACCATCCTGCAGGCGAACCTGATGGACTCCGAGAAGATGGGCGAGTACCAGGAGAAGATGCAGGAGATCCAGGAGAAACGCAAGGAAGCCAAAGAGCGAGGCGACGACGAGGCGCTCGACCGGATTCAGGACGAGCAGATGGAGGCCATGGGCGACCAGATGGGCATGTTCAAAGAGCAGTTCCGCCCGATGGTGTGGATCATGTTCCTCACCATCCCCGTCTTCCTGTGGATGTACTGGGGGGTCGGCATCGGGGCGAACGCGACGCCAATCTTCGACCTCGAACCGCTGGTGCTCCCCTTCGCTGGCGAGAAGGCGTGGACCGATCCGGTGCTCGGTCCCGTGCAGGTGTGGATCGTCTGGTACTTCCTCTGCTCGATGGGCTTCACCCAGATCATCCGCAAGGGGCTGAACATCAACATCAGCCCGACCGGCTCCTGA
- a CDS encoding adenylate kinase has product MSEPHVLLLGAPGAGKGTQSKRLAEAFDIEHVTTGDALRANKDMDISHMDTEYDTPRAYMEAGELVPDAVVNEIVKTALQEADGYVLDGYPRNLDQAEYLSDITSLDAVVFLDVSEAELVDRLTGRRVCDDCGANYHVEFSPPATEGVCDECGGDLIQRDDDSEDTVRERLRVYEENTAPVVEHYRDEGVLVEVDGEGTPDEVFASIREEVDAAT; this is encoded by the coding sequence ATGAGCGAGCCTCATGTGCTGTTGCTCGGCGCACCGGGAGCGGGTAAAGGAACCCAGAGTAAGCGCCTCGCCGAGGCGTTCGACATCGAACACGTGACGACCGGCGACGCGCTCCGTGCGAACAAGGACATGGACATCAGCCACATGGACACCGAGTACGACACGCCGCGGGCGTACATGGAGGCCGGCGAACTCGTCCCCGACGCGGTGGTGAACGAAATCGTCAAGACCGCCCTGCAGGAGGCCGACGGCTACGTCCTCGACGGCTACCCGCGAAACCTCGATCAAGCCGAATACCTCTCCGACATCACCAGCCTCGACGCCGTCGTCTTCCTCGACGTGAGCGAGGCGGAACTCGTCGACCGCCTCACCGGCCGCCGCGTCTGTGACGACTGCGGCGCCAACTACCACGTCGAGTTCAGCCCGCCGGCGACGGAGGGCGTCTGCGACGAGTGTGGCGGCGACCTGATCCAGCGCGACGACGATTCGGAAGACACCGTCCGCGAGCGCCTCCGCGTCTACGAGGAGAACACGGCGCCCGTCGTCGAACACTACCGCGACGAGGGTGTCCTCGTCGAAGTCGACGGCGAGGGGACCCCGGACGAGGTGTTCGCGTCCATCCGCGAGGAAGTCGACGCGGCGACGTAG
- the icd gene encoding isocitrate dehydrogenase (NADP(+)): protein MSYDRVEVPADGERITVDEDGELDVPSNPIIPIIYGDGIGKDVSPAAQQVLEAAAEATGRSINWMRLYAGESARERYDENLPEETVEAIREHRVAIKGPLTTPVGSGFRSLNVALRKKLDLYANMRPTYHLDGVPSPVTHPEKMDMVNFRENTEDVYAGIEWEAGTDDAERVREFVEEEMGFGDTIHDGPVGIGLKPISEFGSKRLIRQAIDYALRNGRDSVTLVHKGNIMKFTEAAFRDWGYELAAEEYGDEVITEDELWDEYDGEAPDDVVVVKDRIADNMLQQLLTRTEQYDVLAMPNLNGDYLSDAAGAQIGGLGIAPGANLGEGACLAEPVHGSAPKYAGEDKVNPTAMILSGRIMLEQLGWDDAADLVRDAVEATISSGKVTYDLHRQIEGGTKLATSEYAEAVVENIHELA from the coding sequence ATGAGCTACGATAGAGTCGAGGTCCCTGCCGACGGCGAACGGATCACCGTCGACGAGGACGGAGAACTCGACGTACCGTCGAATCCGATCATCCCGATCATCTACGGCGACGGCATCGGGAAGGACGTGAGTCCGGCCGCCCAGCAGGTGCTCGAGGCCGCCGCGGAGGCGACTGGCCGCTCGATCAACTGGATGCGCCTCTACGCCGGCGAGTCGGCGCGGGAGCGCTACGACGAGAACCTGCCCGAAGAGACGGTCGAGGCCATCCGCGAACACCGCGTGGCGATCAAGGGGCCGCTGACGACGCCCGTCGGGAGCGGCTTCCGGTCGCTGAACGTCGCGCTCCGGAAGAAACTCGACCTCTACGCGAACATGCGCCCGACCTACCACCTCGACGGCGTCCCCTCGCCGGTCACGCATCCCGAGAAGATGGACATGGTGAACTTCCGGGAGAACACCGAGGACGTGTACGCCGGCATCGAGTGGGAGGCCGGCACCGACGACGCCGAACGCGTCCGCGAGTTCGTCGAGGAGGAGATGGGCTTCGGGGACACCATCCACGACGGCCCGGTCGGTATCGGCCTCAAGCCCATCTCGGAGTTCGGGAGCAAGCGCCTGATCCGACAGGCCATCGACTACGCCCTCCGCAACGGCCGCGATTCGGTGACGCTCGTCCACAAGGGCAACATCATGAAGTTCACCGAGGCGGCCTTCCGCGACTGGGGCTACGAACTCGCCGCGGAGGAGTACGGCGACGAAGTCATCACGGAAGACGAACTCTGGGACGAGTACGACGGCGAGGCGCCCGACGACGTGGTCGTCGTCAAGGACCGCATCGCCGACAACATGCTCCAGCAGCTGCTGACCCGGACCGAACAGTACGACGTGCTCGCCATGCCGAACCTCAACGGCGACTACCTCTCGGACGCCGCGGGCGCCCAGATCGGCGGTCTCGGCATCGCGCCGGGCGCGAACCTCGGTGAGGGTGCGTGTCTCGCCGAACCCGTCCACGGCTCCGCGCCGAAATACGCGGGGGAGGACAAGGTGAACCCGACGGCGATGATCCTCTCCGGCCGGATCATGCTCGAACAGCTCGGGTGGGACGACGCCGCCGACCTCGTTCGCGACGCCGTCGAGGCGACCATCTCCTCGGGGAAGGTCACCTACGACCTCCACCGACAGATCGAGGGCGGAACCAAGCTCGCGACGAGCGAGTACGCCGAGGCTGTCGTCGAGAACATTCACGAACTGGCCTGA
- a CDS encoding isoaspartyl peptidase/L-asparaginase produces the protein MRIIVHGGAGSGASLGGPTPERQAVLDAAASDGAAEATPLQAVVTAIRRLEADERFNAGRGGAVQSDGVVRVDAGLMTSDRTVGAVANVPGVEAAVDAARVVAAETPHVCVAGEHAAELAADFGVETGFDLTTERTRERFADADPPTGSPKAHLDWLRERFGRGGEHDHDTVGAVAGVEPRSTGSRSTAGGGRFAAATSTAGRWFALAGRVGDVPQVGAGFFCTPAGGASATGAGEDIARVTLARRAVDHLADGAAADRAAALAIDEFEELTGSTAGVIVCGPDGVGAARNSESMQVAVAERYRGSRNCP, from the coding sequence ATGCGCATCATCGTCCACGGCGGCGCGGGATCGGGTGCGAGCCTCGGCGGACCGACACCCGAACGGCAGGCCGTCCTCGACGCCGCCGCGAGCGACGGCGCGGCCGAGGCGACCCCCCTCCAGGCCGTCGTCACCGCTATCCGGCGGCTCGAAGCCGACGAGCGGTTCAACGCCGGCCGCGGCGGCGCCGTCCAGTCGGACGGCGTCGTCCGCGTCGACGCGGGCCTGATGACGAGCGACCGAACCGTCGGCGCCGTCGCGAACGTTCCCGGCGTCGAGGCAGCCGTCGACGCCGCGCGAGTCGTCGCCGCGGAGACGCCCCACGTCTGCGTCGCCGGCGAGCACGCGGCCGAACTCGCCGCCGACTTCGGCGTCGAAACCGGTTTCGACCTGACGACCGAGCGCACCCGCGAGCGGTTCGCGGACGCCGACCCGCCGACGGGGTCCCCGAAGGCACACCTCGACTGGCTCCGCGAACGGTTCGGCCGCGGCGGGGAGCACGACCACGACACCGTCGGCGCCGTCGCGGGCGTGGAGCCACGCTCCACGGGAAGCCGGTCGACGGCCGGTGGAGGCCGCTTCGCCGCCGCCACCTCCACCGCCGGCCGGTGGTTCGCCCTCGCCGGCCGCGTCGGTGACGTGCCACAGGTCGGCGCCGGCTTCTTCTGTACGCCCGCCGGGGGCGCGAGTGCGACGGGGGCCGGCGAGGACATCGCGCGCGTCACCCTCGCCCGGCGCGCGGTCGATCACCTCGCGGACGGCGCCGCAGCCGACCGGGCCGCGGCGCTCGCAATCGACGAGTTCGAGGAACTGACCGGATCGACGGCCGGGGTGATCGTCTGCGGGCCTGACGGGGTCGGCGCGGCGAGAAACAGCGAGTCGATGCAGGTGGCCGTCGCGGAGCGTTATCGGGGTTCTCGTAACTGTCCATAG
- a CDS encoding metallophosphoesterase family protein: MDAWDDIYVVGDVHGCLRALEHLLDRLDPTADDLVVFVGDLVRKGPDSAGVIDLVRSRPNFVTVRGNNEEKLLRGEKSLDELDDEDRRWIADLPVAIHWDDTLVVHAGVDPRKSIVEHTVDDFENIRELGDGSYEPPFWYDEYEGDRRVFFGHTPLEAPVVRENAVGLDTGCVYGGALTACDPRRDRFVSVTPDRTVQERPSRKFVTPRRTVTAD; this comes from the coding sequence ATGGACGCGTGGGACGACATCTACGTCGTCGGCGACGTCCACGGCTGTCTGCGGGCGTTGGAACACCTGCTCGACCGGCTCGATCCGACCGCCGACGACCTCGTCGTCTTCGTCGGCGACCTCGTTCGCAAGGGACCCGACAGCGCCGGCGTGATCGACCTCGTGCGCTCTCGACCCAACTTCGTCACGGTCCGTGGCAACAACGAGGAGAAACTCCTGCGCGGCGAGAAGTCGCTCGACGAACTCGACGACGAGGACCGTCGGTGGATCGCCGACCTCCCCGTCGCCATCCACTGGGACGACACGCTGGTCGTCCACGCCGGCGTCGACCCGCGGAAGTCCATCGTCGAACACACCGTCGACGACTTCGAGAATATCCGTGAACTCGGCGACGGCAGCTACGAACCCCCGTTCTGGTACGACGAGTACGAGGGTGACCGTCGCGTCTTCTTCGGCCACACGCCCCTCGAGGCCCCTGTGGTCCGCGAGAACGCCGTCGGCCTCGACACCGGCTGTGTCTACGGCGGCGCACTCACCGCCTGCGACCCCCGCCGGGACCGCTTCGTGAGCGTCACCCCGGACCGAACGGTTCAGGAGCGCCCGTCCCGGAAGTTCGTCACGCCGCGCCGGACCGTCACGGCCGACTAA
- a CDS encoding DUF6432 family protein gives MKAKREFRDREEVEVAVLDALVDRGGDGMTVFELRAAVDVDIDTLETALSELKEDALISVERDDGRTVVLPDDRVVPDPTEMPDDDEGLFDAIRDRLGL, from the coding sequence ATGAAGGCCAAACGGGAGTTCCGCGACCGCGAGGAGGTCGAGGTGGCCGTCCTCGACGCGCTGGTCGACCGCGGCGGCGACGGAATGACCGTCTTCGAACTCCGCGCGGCCGTCGACGTCGACATCGACACGCTCGAAACCGCCCTCTCGGAGCTGAAGGAGGATGCTCTCATCTCCGTGGAGCGCGACGACGGCCGCACGGTGGTGCTCCCCGACGACCGCGTGGTTCCGGACCCGACCGAGATGCCGGACGACGACGAGGGACTGTTCGACGCGATCCGGGACCGACTCGGACTGTAA
- a CDS encoding DUF7093 family protein: MGLRCLLGHEYANREVEREREERGDEVVVTYRTVETCDRCGERRVVSENKEVRPIRDPREDDVATGLGGGGVTADLDEPSASDDAPAAASEEAPAAGGDPAPTADTDADEGSTPAATASTGDDGGPAGDDGTPTPDPAEEDAVILDDGATEDGDDGRARGEWPGTDAERPDDAEEPGAADADADAATNPEPADDGTTVVSGDEGWPEPGSEGEGFDAEPSDGTPTDVSFGGGLTPEGADAAANGEAEATSEAGAVAGKQFVAAEEVEPVSEESAGRTEFFCPNCGYVRTAGGSSMRAGDICPDCHKGYIAERERAE; the protein is encoded by the coding sequence ATGGGACTCAGGTGCCTACTGGGACACGAATACGCGAACCGCGAGGTGGAGCGCGAGCGGGAGGAGCGCGGCGACGAGGTGGTCGTGACGTACCGGACGGTCGAAACCTGTGATCGCTGTGGCGAACGCCGCGTCGTCAGCGAGAACAAGGAGGTCCGCCCGATCCGGGACCCACGCGAGGACGACGTGGCGACGGGCCTCGGCGGCGGCGGGGTCACGGCCGACCTCGACGAACCGTCGGCGTCCGACGACGCGCCCGCGGCGGCGAGCGAGGAGGCGCCGGCGGCCGGCGGGGACCCGGCGCCGACGGCCGATACCGACGCCGACGAGGGATCGACACCGGCCGCCACGGCGTCGACGGGTGACGACGGCGGGCCGGCGGGAGACGACGGGACGCCGACCCCCGACCCCGCGGAGGAGGACGCGGTCATCCTCGACGACGGGGCGACGGAGGACGGCGACGACGGCCGCGCGCGCGGCGAGTGGCCGGGGACTGACGCCGAACGCCCGGACGACGCCGAGGAGCCGGGGGCAGCGGATGCAGATGCGGACGCGGCGACGAACCCCGAACCGGCCGACGATGGAACGACCGTCGTCAGCGGCGACGAGGGGTGGCCCGAGCCGGGCAGCGAGGGCGAAGGCTTCGACGCCGAACCGAGCGACGGCACGCCGACGGACGTCTCCTTCGGCGGCGGGTTGACACCGGAGGGAGCGGACGCGGCGGCGAACGGCGAGGCGGAGGCGACGAGCGAGGCTGGCGCCGTCGCGGGCAAGCAGTTCGTCGCCGCCGAGGAGGTCGAACCGGTTAGCGAGGAGTCGGCCGGGCGGACGGAGTTTTTCTGTCCCAACTGTGGCTACGTCCGCACGGCCGGCGGGTCGTCGATGCGCGCCGGCGACATCTGCCCCGACTGTCACAAGGGCTACATCGCCGAGCGCGAGCGTGCGGAGTGA
- a CDS encoding DUF5611 family protein, whose product MKEYKMRRGETLEENAPDLKGTVEGYFGPVTETEEYKGSDLYVVGEPDNPVFERIVAGAVEYSGKKDKLGVHFEEKPAAQVIEEGHADAAEDAVSAKNDFLLEVTGRDAKSRRDSMKRSVEDDPDDVPNA is encoded by the coding sequence ATGAAGGAGTACAAGATGCGTCGTGGGGAGACGTTGGAGGAGAACGCGCCCGATCTGAAGGGGACGGTCGAGGGCTACTTCGGCCCCGTCACGGAGACGGAGGAGTACAAAGGAAGCGACCTCTACGTCGTCGGGGAACCGGACAACCCGGTCTTCGAGCGCATCGTCGCCGGCGCCGTCGAGTACAGCGGGAAGAAGGACAAACTCGGCGTCCACTTCGAGGAGAAGCCGGCGGCCCAGGTCATCGAGGAGGGCCACGCCGACGCCGCGGAGGACGCCGTCAGCGCGAAAAACGACTTCCTGCTCGAAGTGACGGGCCGCGACGCCAAGTCCCGCCGCGACTCGATGAAACGCTCCGTCGAGGACGACCCGGACGACGTGCCGAACGCGTAG
- a CDS encoding SDR family NAD(P)-dependent oxidoreductase, with translation MLTTDLSDRVALVTGSANGVGREFALSMAEAGASVAVHYHTSDADARATAAVAREESGAATTVQGDVTDPDEVDAMFDAVEADLGTVDVLVNNVGDFAPRHWEDLSFETWNRVIDTNLTGTYLCSKRALPAMREAEFGRIVNVGYAGTERALVYPKNFPYLVAKTGVIMFTRMLANDTTSDGITVNCISPYVVENSDEFPDEAPRGRWASFADLRQVLFFFLDADSGYVSGENVEVDGGWIPEAL, from the coding sequence ATGCTCACGACGGACCTCTCCGACCGGGTGGCCCTGGTGACGGGGAGTGCGAACGGCGTCGGCCGCGAGTTCGCCCTCTCGATGGCCGAAGCGGGCGCGTCGGTCGCGGTACACTACCACACGAGCGACGCCGACGCGCGCGCGACGGCCGCCGTCGCCCGCGAGGAGAGCGGCGCGGCGACGACGGTGCAAGGCGACGTGACCGACCCCGACGAGGTGGACGCGATGTTCGACGCCGTCGAAGCCGACCTCGGCACCGTCGACGTCCTCGTCAACAACGTCGGCGACTTCGCCCCGCGCCACTGGGAAGACCTCTCCTTCGAGACGTGGAACCGCGTCATCGACACGAACCTCACGGGGACCTACCTCTGCTCGAAGCGGGCGTTGCCCGCGATGCGCGAGGCCGAGTTCGGCCGCATCGTCAACGTCGGCTACGCGGGCACGGAGCGGGCGCTCGTCTACCCGAAGAACTTCCCGTATCTCGTCGCGAAGACGGGCGTCATCATGTTCACGCGAATGCTCGCCAACGACACGACGTCGGACGGCATCACCGTCAACTGCATCTCGCCCTACGTCGTCGAGAACTCCGACGAGTTCCCGGACGAGGCGCCGCGGGGCCGGTGGGCCTCCTTCGCCGACCTGCGGCAGGTGCTCTTCTTCTTCCTCGATGCCGACAGCGGCTACGTGAGCGGCGAGAACGTGGAAGTCGACGGCGGGTGGATCCCCGAGGCGCTTTAA
- a CDS encoding universal stress protein has translation MAVETILVAVGPKDHERVERLTEETVDIAGPTGADVVLAHAFTEDGYEVARSKLNLDDTTPDRVAERNEPIRDLEAVLEAADIDYTIRGTVGDPGERMVEMAERTGADIVVVGGQERSPAGKALFGSVAQSIMLDAPCPTLYVRTGTE, from the coding sequence ATGGCTGTCGAGACCATTCTGGTCGCAGTCGGACCGAAGGATCACGAACGCGTCGAACGGCTGACCGAGGAGACCGTCGACATCGCGGGACCGACAGGTGCCGACGTCGTCCTCGCCCACGCGTTCACGGAGGATGGGTACGAGGTGGCGCGCTCGAAGCTCAACCTCGACGACACGACGCCGGATCGGGTCGCGGAGCGCAACGAGCCGATCCGCGACCTCGAAGCGGTGCTGGAGGCGGCGGACATCGACTACACGATCAGAGGAACGGTCGGTGACCCCGGGGAACGGATGGTCGAGATGGCCGAGCGCACGGGCGCCGACATCGTCGTCGTCGGCGGCCAGGAGCGCTCGCCGGCCGGCAAGGCCCTCTTCGGGAGCGTCGCCCAGTCGATCATGCTCGACGCCCCCTGCCCGACCCTCTACGTCCGCACCGGCACGGAGTAG
- a CDS encoding ROK family protein, translated as MATYLGVDLGATTIRAVVGDRAGRVVGADRTPTPAGPTSVAITEAVLDTVRGACGDAGVDPESVVAAGVGAVGPLDHDAGVSVDPTNLPADVGRIPLVDPLRTLLSTDRTHFHNDATAGAIGERFFRDGGDDLVYLTLSTGVGAGAVVDGHVLSGWDGNAAELGHVTLDASDDARICNCGGTGHWEAYCGGANVAGYARDLHDGEATALDLDDPDLGAAGVFDAAADGDEFAARVIDRIGRWNALGVATVVHAYAPRVVAVGGGVARNNPDRILGPIRDRLPSLLRVARTPEIRLTDRDGDAVVRGALASAITGGTGAPADR; from the coding sequence ATGGCGACGTATCTCGGCGTCGACCTCGGCGCGACGACGATCCGAGCGGTCGTCGGCGACCGCGCCGGTCGCGTCGTCGGCGCCGACCGCACGCCGACGCCGGCGGGACCGACCAGCGTCGCGATCACGGAGGCGGTGCTCGATACCGTCCGCGGGGCGTGTGGCGACGCCGGCGTCGACCCCGAGTCCGTCGTCGCCGCGGGCGTCGGCGCCGTCGGGCCGCTCGATCACGACGCCGGCGTCTCGGTCGACCCGACGAACCTACCGGCCGACGTCGGCCGGATTCCGCTGGTCGACCCGCTCCGAACCCTCCTCTCGACCGACCGCACGCACTTCCACAACGACGCGACGGCGGGCGCCATCGGGGAGCGATTCTTCCGCGACGGCGGCGACGACCTAGTCTATCTCACGCTCTCGACGGGCGTCGGGGCGGGCGCCGTCGTCGACGGCCACGTCCTCTCGGGGTGGGACGGCAACGCCGCCGAACTGGGCCACGTGACCCTCGACGCCTCCGACGACGCCCGAATCTGTAACTGTGGTGGGACGGGACACTGGGAGGCCTACTGCGGCGGCGCGAACGTCGCCGGCTACGCCCGCGACCTGCACGACGGCGAGGCGACGGCCCTCGACCTCGACGATCCGGACCTCGGCGCCGCGGGGGTGTTCGACGCCGCCGCCGACGGCGACGAGTTCGCGGCGCGGGTGATCGATCGGATCGGTCGCTGGAACGCCCTCGGCGTCGCGACGGTCGTCCACGCCTACGCGCCGCGGGTCGTCGCCGTCGGCGGCGGCGTCGCGCGCAACAACCCGGATCGGATCCTCGGGCCGATCCGTGACCGCCTGCCCTCCCTGCTTCGGGTGGCGAGGACGCCCGAGATACGGCTCACGGATCGGGACGGCGACGCGGTCGTCAGGGGGGCGCTGGCGAGTGCCATCACCGGCGGGACGGGCGCTCCGGCGGACCGGTGA